The following is a genomic window from Actinomadura sp. WMMB 499.
CCCGCCGCGACGCGGTCGCCCTCGGCCGCCTTGACGGCCAGGACGGTCCCGGGCATCGGGCTGCGCAGCACCCCGTCCCCGGCTCCGGCGGCCGCCGCGCCGCCCTCGGCGGCGACGTGCTCGCCGAGCGCCCACGCGCGCCCCTCGCGGCCGAGCCACAGCGTGTCGCCGTCGCGGGCGGCGGCGAACGTGATCGTCCGTCCGGCGTAGGTGAGGGTCGTGCCGCGCAGGGACGCCTCGACGGGCTCGCCGTCGCCGACGCGGACCCGCGCGGCCGACGCGCGGCCCTGCACCCGGACCTCGACGGGCTCGCCGCCCGCCGGCGTGATGATCCAGCGCGTCCAGGCGTGCGCGCCGGGGCGCCAGCCGTCCGGGATCTCCCACGGGTCGCCCGCCGAGCGTTCGAGGGCGTGCATCCGCTCCAGGGCGGCGGCGGCGAGCGCCTCGGGCGGGACGGATCCATCGCCCACCAGGCCGTCGAGGGCGCGCTCGACCAGGCCGGTGTCCATGTCGCCGGACGCGACGTCCGGGTGCCGCAGCAGCGCGCGCAGGAACGCGACGTTCGTGGGGACGCCGAGAAGCGTGTACCCGGCGAGCGCCCGGTCGAGGCGGTGCAGCGCCTCGGCCCGGTCCGCGCCGTGGACGATCACCTTCGCCAGCATCGGGTCGTAGGAACCGCCGATCTCGGTGCCGGTGTCGAGCCCGGAGTCGACCCGCACGTCCGGTTCGTCCAGGGCGAGGACGCGGCCGCCGGTCGGCAGGAAGCCGCGGGCCGGATCCTCGGCGTAGACGCGTGCCTCGACCGCGTGCCCGTCCAGCCGGACGTCGCCCTGCGCGAACGGCAGCCGATCCCCGGCCGCGACGCGGAGCTGGAGCTCGACGAGGTCGAGCCCCGTCACCAGCTCGGTCACGGGGTGTTCGACCTGGAGCCGGGTGTTCATCTCCATGAAGAAGAACTCGGCCGGGCGGTCGGCCGACACGATGTACTCGACCGTCCCGGCGCCGGTGTACCCGACG
Proteins encoded in this region:
- a CDS encoding biotin carboxylase N-terminal domain-containing protein — its product is MFDSVLVANRGEIAVRVFRTLRRLGVRSVAVHTGADAGSRHVREADEALLVPSYLDIEAVIGAARAAGARAVHPGYGFLAENTAFARACGEAGLVFIGPPAEAIEAMGDKIRAKRTVAAAGVPVVPGRDEAGLSDGELRDAALEVGLPVLLKPSAGGGGKGMRLVRDAAELPDAIASARREARGSFGDDTILVERFVENPRHIEIQVFADAHGNAVHLGERECSLQRRHQKIVEEAPSPLPDAAARERMGAAAVAAAQAVGYTGAGTVEYIVSADRPAEFFFMEMNTRLQVEHPVTELVTGLDLVELQLRVAAGDRLPFAQGDVRLDGHAVEARVYAEDPARGFLPTGGRVLALDEPDVRVDSGLDTGTEIGGSYDPMLAKVIVHGADRAEALHRLDRALAGYTLLGVPTNVAFLRALLRHPDVASGDMDTGLVERALDGLVGDGSVPPEALAAAALERMHALERSAGDPWEIPDGWRPGAHAWTRWIITPAGGEPVEVRVQGRASAARVRVGDGEPVEASLRGTTLTYAGRTITFAAARDGDTLWLGREGRAWALGEHVAAEGGAAAAGAGDGVLRSPMPGTVLAVKAAEGDRVAAGQALVVVEAMKMEHTVTAPLAGVVARLPVRAGAQVALDAVLAVIEGE